In bacterium, the sequence GAGGCGACGGGGGTGGGCCTCTTCCCCAACCAGCGCACCACCGTGGCGCTGGACCTCGTCCCCCAGAGCGCTCCGAGCGGCCTCACCTTCACCCCCGACAACGGGGGGCCCGGAGTCACGGTGGAAGTCCGCGGCGCGTTCGGCGATCGCGGCCCCTACGCCCTGGCCCTGGGCGAGGCCCGCAGCGCCGCGGTCCTCAATGGCGGGGTCCTGCGGGCCCCGGTGCCCGCCGGGGCCATGAGCGGTCCGCTCACGGTCCTGGCCGACGGCATCCCCGGCACGAGTGCGCAGTCCTTCAGGGTCCTGTCGCGCCTGGTCATGCCGGCGGCCGCGCCGCGATCGCTCACGGTGGGCGAGCTACTCGCCGTTTCGGTCTCGGGGGCCCTCGACACCGGTGGGCAGGTGGTCTCGAACCCCACCCTCACCCGCTGGGAGGTGATGGACCCTCGGCGCCTGGGCCTGCCGGGCTCGGTGACGAGCGGCGTCGGCCGCATCGAGGGGCTCGGGGCCGGGGCGGTCTTCACGGCGGTCGAACCCGGCACGGCCTGGATCGTGGCCTGGTCCGGAGCGCTCTGCGCGACCATGTCGGTGGAGGTGAAGCCCTGAAGGGCGGCTGGGTGGAACGGTGCCGTGAGGCGCGCTAGGTGCTCGGCAGGATGAAGCTGCCGCTGGTCTTGGCCTTGGAGAAGATCTCGGCGGTCTGCTTGGCGCAGAGGGCGAGGGAGTCCTTGCTCAGCTCCATCTTCTCCAAAAGGGCGGTGTCGGTCTTGAAGAGGGCGATGCCGAAGGGCAACCGGGTGCGGTGGCACTCGATGGCCACGTCGGCGAGGTGGACGATGCGGGTCAGCTTGTGGTCCACCTGGGCCTCGTAGGGCTCGTGGTGATGGCGCACCGCGTCGAGCACGACCGGGGGCACCCCCCAGGCCTCGAGCACCGTGCTGGCGACGTAGCCGTGGTTGCAGCCCACGGCCATGTCCTCGGTGTGGTCGCGCGGGGCGAGCAATTCGGGATCGAGCTTGAACGCTTCGACCAGCTCCTCCTGCGAGAAGCGCTCGAGCAGCGAGTGGCCCAGGTCGTGGAAGAGGCCGGCGCTGAAGGCGGCCGGGAGGTTGGGGTACTCGAGCCGCTCGGCCAAGAGGTGGCTGCAGATGGCGACCTGCTGGCTGTGGTTCCAGGACTTGAGGCTGAGCAGCTTGTGGATCTCCGGGTGGAGGCGGTTGGTCAGCTCATTCTCGGCGCAAAACCAGGCGATGTAGGCCGTAAAGGCCCCCATCCCCATCAGCTTGATGGCCTGGTCGATGTCCTCGACGCTGCGCTTGGAGTGGCCCTGGGTCGTTTCCACCAGCTGACCGGCGAGCTGGGGATCGAGCGAGATTAGATGAGCGAGCTCCTCGACGCTCACGTTGGGATCGTCGAGCAGATCCAGGGCGTCGTAGAGGATGGGCGAGACATCGAGCTTGGGAAGGGTCTCGAGCCTGATGTCTCGTAGCGCTTCCACCGAAACGATCATGAGCATCCCCCATTGAGAAGGCGATAGCCGGCACGCAGCCTTCTATACCCTTGGTGGTTTGCTCAAAAACCGGTCGCGACCCCTTCCAGGTGTCCGGTGTTTCGGACGGTCGTAGAGGGCTTGCGAGGCAGGTAGCGGCCGGTGCCCGGCTCGCCCACGTACTTGCCGCCCTCGACGGCGAGCTGACCGTTGATCAGGACATGAGTCGGCGCCCCGATGGTCTCGAAGCCCTCGAAGGGGTTGTAGTCCACCCGCTGGTGATGGGTGGAAGCCGAGATCCTCCCCTTGATGGTGGGGTCGAAGACGACCAGGTCCGCGTCCGCGCCCACGGCGACGGTGCCCTTGCGGGGGAAGAGGCCGAAGATCTTGGCGGGGTTGGTGGCGAAGACCTCGACGAAGCGGTTGAGCGAGATGCGGCCCGGCACGACCCCGTAGGTGTAGAGCAGGGCGAGGCGGTCCTCGATGCCGGGCGCGCCGTTCGGGATCTTGGCGAAGTTGTCCCGGCCCATCTGCTTGGCGCCCTGGAAGTCGAAGGGGCAGTGGTCGGTGGCGACGGTCTGGATGTAGCCCGCGGCGATCGCTTGCCAGAGCGCCTCGTTGTCCTTGGGCTTGCGCAAGGGGGGGCTCATGACGTACTTGGCGCCCTCGAAGTCGGGGCCCTCGTAGCGCGAGTCGTCCAATAGCAGGTACTGGGGGCAGGTCTCGGCCATGACGTGCTGGCCCCGGCAGTGGGCGTGCTTGACGTGGGCGAGGGCCTCGTCGCAGGTCAGGTGCACGATGTAGAGCGATCGCGCGTTGATCTCGGCCAGGGCGATCGCGCGGTGGGTCGCCTCGGCCTCGGCCAGGGCCGGCCGCGAGAGGGCGTGGTAGCGGGGGTGGAGCTTGCCTTCGGCGACCATCTCGCGCACCAGCCCGTCGACCACCTCGGCGTTCTCGGCGTGGACGGTGACCAGCGCCCCGAGATCGCGCGTCTTGCGCATGACCTGGAAGAGGCCCGCGTCGTCGATCCCAATGGAGCCCTTGTAGGCCATGAAGGTCTTGAAGGAGGTGATCCCCGCCTCGACCACTTGGGGCAGCTCGCGGCCGACCGCGTCGCTGTAGTGGGTCACGGCCATGTGGAAGGCGTAGTCGCTGACGGCCTTGCCGCGCGCCTTGGCGTGCCAGACCTCCAGGGCGTCCAGGAGGGGCTGGCCGCGCTCGGGCATCACGAAGTCGATGACCCCGGTGGTGCCGCCGATGGCCGCGGCCCGGGTGCCGGTCTCGAAGTCGTCGGTCGAGACCGTGCCCATGAAGGGCATGTCCAGGTGGGTGTGGACGTCGATCCCGCCGGGGAAGACGTAGCAGCCGCTGGCGTCGATGACCCGGTCGCCGGGCTTGGCGTCGAGGGAGGATGCGATCGCCTGGACGATGCCGTCCTCCACGTAGACGTCGGCGCGCATGCGCTCGGTGGCCGTGATGATGTCGCCGTTCTTGATCAGGGTGCCCATCGCGTTCTCCTTGGGGTCGGATCCAGCCTCCAATTTACAGCATGGCCCGAAAAAGGCTAGAATGAGGCGTCTTTCAGCAAGAGGGCTGGCATAGCCACGTACCACTCACGAGGAGGCGCGATGTCGGAAGGTCCCCGCAAGGAGCGTCTGGGGCAGGTCTTGGTCTCGCAGGGCATCATCACCGACGCCCAACTGGAGCACGCCCTGGGCGAGCAGGCTAAGAAGCCTTACATGCGCCTGGGCGAGTTGCTGTTCGGTCTGGGCTACCTGACCTTCTCGCAGCTCGAAGGCCAGCTCGAGCAGCAGTACCGCGACATGCGCCTCGGTCAGATGCTCGTGCGCCGCGGCTTGATGACCCCCGAGCAGCTCGAGGAGGCCGTGCGCGAGCACGAGCAGACCGGCCTGCTCTTGGGCCACCTGGTCATCCGCCTCGGCTTCTGCACCCTCGAGCAGGTCTCGAAGGTCCTCG encodes:
- a CDS encoding HDOD domain-containing protein, whose translation is MIVSVEALRDIRLETLPKLDVSPILYDALDLLDDPNVSVEELAHLISLDPQLAGQLVETTQGHSKRSVEDIDQAIKLMGMGAFTAYIAWFCAENELTNRLHPEIHKLLSLKSWNHSQQVAICSHLLAERLEYPNLPAAFSAGLFHDLGHSLLERFSQEELVEAFKLDPELLAPRDHTEDMAVGCNHGYVASTVLEAWGVPPVVLDAVRHHHEPYEAQVDHKLTRIVHLADVAIECHRTRLPFGIALFKTDTALLEKMELSKDSLALCAKQTAEIFSKAKTSGSFILPST
- the hydA gene encoding dihydropyrimidinase, which translates into the protein MGTLIKNGDIITATERMRADVYVEDGIVQAIASSLDAKPGDRVIDASGCYVFPGGIDVHTHLDMPFMGTVSTDDFETGTRAAAIGGTTGVIDFVMPERGQPLLDALEVWHAKARGKAVSDYAFHMAVTHYSDAVGRELPQVVEAGITSFKTFMAYKGSIGIDDAGLFQVMRKTRDLGALVTVHAENAEVVDGLVREMVAEGKLHPRYHALSRPALAEAEATHRAIALAEINARSLYIVHLTCDEALAHVKHAHCRGQHVMAETCPQYLLLDDSRYEGPDFEGAKYVMSPPLRKPKDNEALWQAIAAGYIQTVATDHCPFDFQGAKQMGRDNFAKIPNGAPGIEDRLALLYTYGVVPGRISLNRFVEVFATNPAKIFGLFPRKGTVAVGADADLVVFDPTIKGRISASTHHQRVDYNPFEGFETIGAPTHVLINGQLAVEGGKYVGEPGTGRYLPRKPSTTVRNTGHLEGVATGF